aatataattctcacatgcatgtcaattttatagattgaattgtaagaatttatttcaacccaatttttttttttaaaaaaaactttattctaaaatttatttgagaaatgcaagaagtattaaatttttcacTAAGAGATgagtactaagatgatgtgaagcttattcattgataccagtaatatttctttttattaattgttttgaatcGATTCTCTTTAATGAACAAGCTGCACATCATCTTAGTACTTATCTTTTAGTAAAAGATTTAATACTCTTAgcatttcttaatttatttatttgttttaaaaaatatgatttatgtaGTGAATATTGGAAAGATTTACTTAATTTACAATAAAAATCAGAATGATATTTAACaacaaccaattttttttttccactgcACTATAagctttattttaattaatttaagtcaataaataatactaaaaagTAATCATATAGggcaaaaaaattaataacaataaaaattaaaaaacctatgtgaattaataattaataccAATCCGAGCTCAACAAATGTGAGAGAAACCTgcccaaacaaacaaataggaTTGATCACAGTTAGAATAATCCAAATTCACAAACAATTCGGACGACAAAAATTACTAAAGATCTTTGTCCAATAAATATAGCGGTCACATACAGCTGCAATAATCCAAACCCACAATCTCCATTGGACCACCCAGACCTGAAACTCATCCAACGGTCCAAAAGCACAGAAAGACGTACACCCGTGAACCACAGTCGTATCACTCCCCAGCATCACTCCTATGTACTAAACTACTTTTTTCCGTTCTTCGCCACAGAAAATGTCACACcgtcaaatcatccaaaatctCATGCCACACCCCATTCACTCTCTCCGTCTGACGCCGCCACTGCAATTCGGTAACCCCAAATAATcccaaaataaaaggaaaaaaattaaaaaaattaaaaaaaaaaaataaaaaaaaacaattaaaacagaTAGTAAATAAAGCAGTGACGCCATTTCTGAAGGCACAATTCTTATAGAAAGTCCAACTCTACTTTTCTTCCTTTGGTTTCTGACACTTTCTCGTTTGCCGATGGGCGCGAAAGGGAACGATTTTAGGGTGGTTAATTGATTGTGTAGTTTTATGATATGGCGGCCGATAACGACGTCGTCGGTAAGACGTTCCGGGCGCTGGCGGACGGTGCGGACAGGAAGTTTGCTCGGGTCCGGGACGTTCCGGCGTACGGACGCGTGACTAGCCACCACTACTTCCAGAAGGTGTTTAAGGCGTACACGCGCCTCTGGAAGTTTCAGCAGGAGCGCCGGGCGGAGCTGGTGAGGTCCGGGCTCAAACGCTGGGAAATCGGAGAGATCGCCAGCCGGATCGGCCAGCTCTACTTCGGCCAGTACATGCGGACCAGCGAGGCCAGGTTCCTGGTCGAGGCCTACGTGTTCTACGAGGCTATTCTCAACAGGAGGTATTTCGAGGGATCCAAAGGCTCCGGGAAGGATCTCGGGGTGAGGTTCAAGGAACTGAGGTTCTACGCGAGGTTCTTGCTAGTCTCGGTGATCTTGAACCGGACCGAGATGGTGGAGGCTCTCGTGGACCGGTTCAAGGCGCTGGTTGATGATAGCAAAGCTGCTTttcgggtattttttttttcgtttccaATTGTGAATATTTGGAGCTTAACTATAAAGGAATCGGTTTTATTTACTCGCATGGGCTTTGTTTGTTTGCtgagaaaattgaggaaaataaaagagcaTGGGAATTATTGGAGTTCCCTCGCTGTTTAATTTCTACTATCAAAATTTTGGACTTAAAATAGCTAAAATCGTGCAAGCCATGCCACGTTCAGTtgatttcttttccattttccttTGTTAATTTAGATATTACAAGAAATGTATGGTTTTAAGCTTTCCGTTTCTTTTCCTCATTTCGCAGCAACCAAACAATGCCCGAGGAGGCTTAATATAATAATTCCCGAACGATTTGAATATGAAAGGATGTTTTTAGAAATTGTTTAAATAGTATAAGTTATTCTATCCAAATCTTCAAGGTTTTTCTGCTTGCTAGGACCTTAGATTCGGATAGAAGTGCCACGATGTTATTTGAATTGATTGGAGATCAGGATTTGTGCAATCTGGGAGTGTTCAGTGACAGTAGATTTAGCATGCTTATTTTGTTATGTACTTTCTGAAGGTGTATTACCAATAAATATGCCATTTCATAATGACTACAGATGAACTGTGTGGCTAAATTTTGAGCTGTAAAGTAGTGCTTTAGTTGAAGGTGGTAAATGAGGTTCTGGATAAATATCAGAGGTTCCGGAAAACGGTCCAAGGGTGTGAAACTGATGTTTATGCATAAACTGTGGTGCAGTGGTGGTCTCATTATTAGCACAAATGTGGTTTAACTCATGAGTTGTTATGTATAAAACTTGTCTCTCCAGTTCACTTGCTTGGATGACAAGCTGGCTAACCGACACCAGTCATATTAATGggtaagagagagaaagtggtaagaagaagaaaaaaagtcccAAATCTTTCATCAAGTCTATGTGTGCCACCAATTTGTCAGTCCTTTTGGTGATATGAAAACAATTGGTCAAATGCTATTATATGGAAAAATTGAGACTTGAAATGGAAATTTTTTAGTCTTTAAGGCTTAAAACCTGGAAGGCCAAAACATTATGTGGGCTTATGGGTTCTATTGGTTCTTTTTgtctgtctttttcttctttaaagaGCAATGGAGCACCGACATCAAGAAATTAGGAGAATTGGAAGTGTAATCCAGGAATGCTTAATTGGCCAGACTGACTCATTTAGTATCTATGTACTTTAACTGATCATTTACTTGGCCCAACATTTGGGCTTAGAATTTGTGAAGAGAGATCGTGGGTGCTATCCTCAATGTTGTGCTCGATGTGTCactctaaattgaaaatttaataaataaagtaaattgTAACTGTTTAATATATGCTCATTTTACTAAATACCATATACCTTCTTATTGGTAACCTATTGACAGATCTTCATAAATCGAgctattataatttattttttgaaaaataatcaaAACTTTGATGGTGTTCTTTATGAAGAATGTATATCTCTTGGTAGGTTATTTACACGAGTATTTGCATGGATATCATTGACTTAAATTTGACTGTTTAACATTCATTAAAATTTTGCTCTCTCTAATAAGCCATTAACTTATACTACTTTCAGTGGTATACTGACATGATTTAGGACATCTATACCATCTCTTGCAGGAAACTAACTTTAAAGAATGGAGGCAAGTGGTGCAAGAAATTGTCCGCTTTATGGAAGTTGATACAGCCTTTATGAATGTCAGGCCTTTGCGTTGTTGTGTTGTGTTTGATTCCCATCAAGCTTCTCTTCCATATGTGGCTCGTTTCCATGCAAAGAAGGTTCTAAAGTTTCAAGATTCACTGCTGACAAGCTATCACCGGAATGAGGTGATTAGTTTTCATGCTTTAAATGGCTTGTTCTTGAGTTTAGATCATCTGGAGTACAAGAATCATTAATGAACCCCTGCATAAAGAATGAGTTTTTACAAATGTTCGTGTACTGTCACTTTCAGGtaaaatttgcagaatttacTCTAGACACTTTTAGAATGCTGCAATGTTTGGAATGGGAGCCAAGTGGATCTTTCTACCAGAAGCGGCCAGTTGAATCGAATGGGAATGGCACTTCAATCGATCATTCTGGAGCTTCTGGACTGATAGATATAAATTTGGCTGCAGACATGACTGATCCAACCTTACCTCCTAATCCAAGGAAAGCTATTCTCTACCGTCCATCTGTAACACATTTGCTAGCGGTGAGTTCTAAAGTTATTACTTGTTTATTCTGTGGTCACCTCTGCTTCTGGCCTATTTACTTGCATTTATAGGCTCTTTTAGTTACTAAGCTATCTGGGTATCATATCTTTCCATGGAAGAATGCGAGATATTATATAATTTCCTTTTAGTTATTTTCCTTGATAATATGATTCCACCCTCAACTTGAGGCATAAACTGAAGATGGCGTGCCCTTGAACACAAtgtttgccattttttttttccttgtttctttttttcttactttcaaTCATGGCTTTGTAATACGTGGGGCTGACTTTTAACTTCATGGTGCATGGGCAGGTTATGGCT
The Alnus glutinosa chromosome 14, dhAlnGlut1.1, whole genome shotgun sequence genome window above contains:
- the LOC133857268 gene encoding uncharacterized protein LOC133857268, whose translation is MAADNDVVGKTFRALADGADRKFARVRDVPAYGRVTSHHYFQKVFKAYTRLWKFQQERRAELVRSGLKRWEIGEIASRIGQLYFGQYMRTSEARFLVEAYVFYEAILNRRYFEGSKGSGKDLGVRFKELRFYARFLLVSVILNRTEMVEALVDRFKALVDDSKAAFRETNFKEWRQVVQEIVRFMEVDTAFMNVRPLRCCVVFDSHQASLPYVARFHAKKVLKFQDSLLTSYHRNEVKFAEFTLDTFRMLQCLEWEPSGSFYQKRPVESNGNGTSIDHSGASGLIDINLAADMTDPTLPPNPRKAILYRPSVTHLLAVMATICEELPPDSVMLVYLSASGKPGHNNVTQMESFGGSRKSSKNKVTSQYSQEQKSSMPELSTNHKGESSSYDDGYMWFGSRGNGGSNNLYPGDIIPFTRRPLFLIIDSDNSHAFKVLHGSERGEAAALLLSPLKPAFKNPSDVDISKNGSQFTFFLTAPLPAFCKMVGLSLDTDADVYNDAEKILSTAFSEWEVILCTSTSMDIVWAQVLNDPFIRRLILRFIFCRSVLSLFCPSEDSDQYLPVCLPHLPSPVSPNSDVVRSSVLRLAKHFRVADSFHFDDR